In [Phormidium] sp. ETS-05, the genomic window TTTTTGATAGGGGAGGGACGGTTTCCGCCGACACCGCCGGGGGCGATCGGGGCAACATTTCCCTCACTGGGTCCAACATCCAAATGCGTCGGGGTTCTCAAATCACCACTAATGCCACCGGGACTGCCACTGGCGGTAATATTCTGATTAACACCGAAACTTTATCAGCCCTAGAAAACAGCGATATCACCGCCAACGCCGAAGCCAGTTTCGGGGGGCGCGTAGTCATCACCGCTCAAGGCATCTTTGGCACCGCCTTCCGCCCAGAGTTAACTCCCCAGAGCGATATCACCGCCAGTTCTGAACTCGGCGCCGAATTCAGTGGCACTGTGGAAATTAAAACCCCTGACGCTGACCCCAGTTCTGGTTTAGTGCCTTTACCGGATAATGCAGTTGATGTGGAAAGTTTAGTAGCTCGGAATTTGTGCGCCCAACCCCAGGTAGCCGGTAGTTTCTTTGCTATCACCGGGCGCGGTGGTTTACCCCCCAATCCCTCTGCCCCCCTCACTTCTGTGCCAGAGACTCTTGATTGGTCCTCGGCGGGTAGGGGGGGACCCCCGCCTAAGCGCTTCGCGCTGGCTTCGCCAACGCGGGGGCAGGCTAAGGGAGCCCTCACCCCCCAGCCCCTCTCCCAGGGGGAGAGAGGGGGGAGCCAGAGAGGGGGAGACACCACAGCTCCCATCCAGGAAGCGCAAGGTTTAACTATGGCGGCTGACGGGACGATATGGCTGACGGCTGAACCCGTCTCCCCCACCCCACATGCGCCCAGATTTGCTAATTTACAGTGCCAGAATAAGTCAGTTAGTAAATAATCAGATTGAGTTGAATTCAACTATGAAAAATTTGGCAATTTTCCTTGGTTCTCTGATTTGGATGTCTGGCGGCTTGTTCTCCGGGAAAGCTGCGGCAATTAATTCTGATGTTTTCACCAATCCCAATGGGGACAATCTACAATTTGCCCTTAGTGAAGCCGCCAATATGGCTGAGGATAGGGCAGCGGCTAAGGAAAGAGAGGCGGAGGCGCTCTACCGAGCCGATCGGCTGAACGAGGCAATGGGACTGTTGCAGGATTTAGATTTAGAATATGCCACCATAGGCGATAATTTAACCAGAGCCAGAATTCTCAGGAATATAGCTTTAGTTTACTACCAAAAGGGAGAAATATCTATGGCTGTATCAACCATAGATAGAAGTATTCAATTTTTTTGTAACAGCCAAAACTGTGAAAGTAAAATAGTCAATAATGCCACAGAAAATTTGTGGGCTGATATCATTTATTTACAAGGTCAGCTCCAAACAACCACCGGCCAATTAGAAGCGGCTCTAGAATCATGGAAAAATGCAGCTAAGCATTATGAAAATATCGGCGAGATTAGCAGTGTCACTAAAAGTAAAATCGCTCAAGCGCAAGCGATGATGGCATTGGGATTATACCGCGATGCTCTGGACACTTTGGATGCTGTGAATTCTGACTTGGATAAGCAACCAAATACCTTGCTCAAGGCGATCGGGCTGAAAAGTTTGGGCGATGCGTTGCGCGTAGTGGGAAAAATCGCTCAATCTCAAGAGGTTTTGGGAAAAAGTCTAGAAGTGGCACAGCAGCTAAATTCAACGGAAATGGTGGCATCGGTTTTGATTAGCTTGGGCAATACTGCTAGAGGAAATGATGTGGAGGCTGCGTTTAGTTTTTATGAAAAAGCTATTTTTACTTGTGGGAATGATGCTAAATGTGCGGCATCTATGGTGCCCCTTGATGGGCGGTTGAATCAAATTAACCTGATTAGAAAAAATCTTGATAACAGGTTGGAAATTTTTGTGAATTACGACTCAAAACTTGAAAGTTTAATTAGAGAAAGTCAAGCTATTTTAAGAGAAATACCATTGACAAAAGCGCGGATTAATGCTCAGCTAAATTTGGCCCGATCGCTCATGGCTTTAAGCAGCAGCGATCGGGTAAAAATCGACCCGGAATTATTAGCACCGGAAACAATAGCTTACCAGCTAGCTTCTACAGTAGCAGAAGCCCATACTCTTGGCGATAAAAGGGGCTCATCCTATGCTCTCGGCAATTTAGGGCGCCTGTACAAACTTAACCAAATGTGGGATGATGCCCGGAAATTAACCGAACAAGCCTTATTATTAGCCCAGCAGCTAGAAGCAGGAGATATTGCTTATCAATGGCAATGGCAGCTAGGGAGGATTTTAAAAGCTCAGGGAGATAGAGAAGAAGCCATACTCTATTATAAAGCCGCCATCAATACCCTAGACAGTTTGCGCGGTGATTTAGTCGCAGTCAGTTCTGATGTGCAGTTTGACTTCAAAGAAAGTGTAGAGCCAGTTTATCGCGAATTTGTTTCGCTGCTCCTCGCATCAGAGCAACCACCATCGCCATCAGACTTAATTTTGGCTCGCAACACCATTGAATCTTTACAGCTTGCCGAACTAGATAATTTTTTCCGCGATGCTTGTTTAAATAAAAAACAACAAGTACAAATTGACAAAATCGACAACAAAGCCGCCGTTTTCTATCCAATTATCCTAGAAAACAGTCTAGAAGTTATTCTCGCTTTACCCGGAGAAAATATGCGCCACTACCGGGTATCTCTGGCAGAAACGGAAATCGAAACCATCATTCAGGAATTGCGGGATGCTTTGACCATTCCTCGGCTCCAAATTTCCATGAGGTTCTTTTTACGACCGTCCCAGCTTATTTACGACTGGCTCATCCGTCCAGCCGAACAAGACCTGGCTGCCAGTGGCGTAGAAACTCTCGTATTTGTGTTAGATGGAGCGCTGCGAAATGTGCCCATGACTTCCCTTTATGATGGGCAGCAGTATTTAATCGAAAAATACAGTGTGGCTCTGGCTCCAGGGTTGCAACTGGTGGACTCGCAACCCCTCGCTCGGCAACAGCTAAAAATCCTCACGGCAGGTTTGACAGAAGGGAGGCAAGGGTTTTCTCCTTTACCGGGGGTGGAATTGGAGATTGAGCAAATCGAGGCAGAGGCTCCTACCCAAGTTTTGTTGAATCAGTCTTTTACTCAGGAGAATTTAAAAACCGCTGTAGATTCTTTTCCTTTCCAGATTGTTCACCTGGCTACTCATGGTAAATTTAGCTCTCAGGCTGAAGATACATTTGTACTGACGTGGGATGGCAGACTCAATGCCAAAGAGCTGGATAGCCTCTTGCGAAGTGATTCTCAGAAACACCCCCTGGAGCTGCTGGTCCTCAGTGCTTGCAATACCGCTGCCGGAGACAACCGCGCCGCCTTGGGACTAGCGGGAGTCGCCGTGCGCGCTGGGGCTCGCAGCACTTTAGCATCTCTGTGGTACGTCTCCGATGAAGCCACCGCCGCCCTCATGTCGGCATTTTATCGCGAATTAGCTAAACCCGGAGCCACCAAAGCAGAAGCTCTCCGCCTAGCGCAAATCGAGGTTTTGCAGCAGAAGCAATTCGCGCACCCTTATTTCTGGTCTGCTTTTGTCCTGGTGGGCAATTGGCTTTGAGGTAGGGAGCCAGAGGTTTAGTTCTGTAGGGTGGGCAGTGCCTTACCGAGTAGCACTCTTCATAACCAGTAGCAGGGCACTCTGCCCACCCTACAGAACTTCTGGAGGAGGAAAGGTAAAATAACCCCCGACAGGGGGTTTGATTCATATAGTCACAGGTTTTAACCTGTAGCGTCTGAGACTGAGGCTCGATATCAGACGTAAACACAATCTATGCTAGCGGACTTAATATTCCTTGGCTTCATCGGAGCCTATTGCCTATACAATCCTAAGAAAATAACCGGTGGCGCATCTCGTATAAACCCAGAAGAATTACGCCGATCAGTAGAGTTGATAGATAATAAATACCTCGGTACGCCAAAATTGAGCCCAAGATAGTCACCTTAGAGAAGCTGGAGGACAACAGCAGTAAAATTATGGTTTCAAAAACCCCAATCCCAGCCGGAACGTTACTGAGAATCCCCGCAAAGTGGGCCATTAGGTAAATTCCGAAAAATTCCTGATAAGATAAGTGAGATTGGGGGGGGAGCAAGCAGTAAAAAACGCCCCCAGCTAAAACCCAATCAGCGGTAGCAGTAGTGATTTGGGCAATAGAATATTTCCAGGAAGGAAAACGAAATTCCCGGTTAAATAATTGGAAATTACCCTTGCCAATTATCGTAGCGATAAAGTATGATATAATTATGGTAATAAAAATTATGCCCAAAGAATGAATCGAGAGAAAATGCAGCCCCAGCATATGGGATATCTCTACGGGTTTTTGCGGAAATACCAAGCCGCCGAGGGCGAGTAATCCCAACCAAAAGGTAAGGGAAACAAAGGCAGTGACTTGGGCGATATCGAAAGGGGATAAACCCCATTTTTTGTAAAGCCGATACCGAATTGCCCCACCGATAAAGATGGTGAAACCCACTGTATTGCTGATGGCGTAGGCGATAAAAGCGGTAAAGGCGATTTTCCGGTAAGGTAATTGGTGGCGGATGTAGAGGAGGGCCAAGACATCATACCAGGTCATCACCCAGTAACTGAGGGCAGTTAATCCTATGGCCAGATAAACCCGATATTTAGGCAAAGAGGCTAAATAGTCCAGAACCTCGCGAAATTCAAAGCCGCGCAGCTCTCTAGCCAGCACCCACACACAGAAGATAAACAATAAAATGCTGAACAGAGAACCCAGACGAGGGAGGATTTTTGTATCTATCATATTGGGGTACAATTAGGATGGGGATCACCCCCGTACATCCTACATCCTAACTACCTGAATTTCCATCCCTCTGGCCTGCATCGTCCGCAGGAATAAAGGGGTAGTTACAGCTTGTTCTACTGGCCACACCCCTGGTTTCTGCAATTCCCCAGATAAGAGTAACTCGGCGATACTGCCCGTACCCGCTCCGGCTGCAGTTGCGGTATTCTCATGGCAGAAAGTGGCAATTATGCGCTCCGGTTGGCCATCTTTTAAGCCGGTAACTTCCAACTGCATGGCGATACCGATACCGGTAAACCGGTCAGTAACTTGGGTCATGGCATAGCTGATTTGGGATAAAAACTCGACCATTTCTGGATTTTTTAACCAGCCGGAGGGTAACTGGGCTACCATCCAAGTGAGATAATTATAGAAATCTGGAATTGAGCCAAACTTGGTGATGACGGTACGCAGGTGAGGGAAACTTACGGGGAGGGTCGCTGCTTCCACTGTGTGGAACCAATAGACGCCAGCATCACCGTAGGGAGGAGGAAATTTGACGATTTCTCGCTGACTGTAGGGTTTAACGGACTGCCATTTTCCATCTATCCAGGCATTGAAGGGATGTTGCAGTTCTAAAAATGTGGTACGCATTACTGTGACGCCAGCTCCCCCTGAACCGGCGACGGCGTAGCTGAGGCGGAGGGTATCGGGACTGTCGAGACTTTCTACAGCTTGGCGAGCCATGCTGTTGGCGATACCGGGAAACACCCCCGTACTGACTATGGCAGTGACACCATTGGCGGCGGCGGTGTCTTTGAGGGAGAGAGCTTCACGGACGAAAGGGGGGTCATCGCTGACATCAAGATAGTTTACTCCCTGCTTGATGCAGATTTCTAGGACGCGAGTAGTACGATCGCGAAACGGACCGGCACAGTGAATCACCAAATCATGGCCAGAAATGGCCTCTCCCAGAGCCGTTTCGTCACCTAAAGACAAAGGGAGAAACCGGACGCGATCGCCCGCCAGAGCATCCCCTAGGGGTGTTCGGCGTCCGGTGACAGTAATTTCCCCTGTGGTATGAGCCAAGATATCCTGGGCGACGCTATTGCCAATTCGCCCAGTGCCCCCTAAAATCAAAATCCGCGACATCAGACCCAAGATTGAAGTTACAGCAACTGGAAGGAGCTGAGGAACTGGTTGATATTATTGGCTTCGGACTCGCCGATGAGCAAGTACATCCGCGAGCTGACCAAATATAGACGCATCACAAAGACACCTTCCTCAGCCTCGTAGCGATATTCTACCCCCGGATTGCCGCTGAGGGAAATATTTTGCTTGCGCTGTTCCAGGACCTCCGCCCCCATACCCATCAGCATCACGCTACCCATTTCATTTAACACCGTTGCGGAACCTTTCTCGGTGTAAGAGCTGGGCAGGTCAGCGTAAACTATGAGATAGTTCCCGGTATTACTCCGGGAAAAAAATTGCCGCAAGCTGACTGGTTGACCATCAATTTCGTCCGACGCTTGATCTTCCTGGGGTTTGCTGGGCAATTGCACCCGGAATTTGCCTTCACTGTGGCTGAACTGCTGCCAACCGGCTTGGGCGAGCAGCGGCGCCGATGGTACGCTATTGCTCGGGAGGGGTGCGGCGGTGGCGGGAAGGCCGGATAAACCTACAATGAGGGCAACGGCGGTGGTAGCGGCGGTAATTGTCCGTTTCATTATATTTTTCCTGTGATATTTCCGGGTCAAACACCCAAAACTGTTGAATTTACGAGCTTGTAACTGCTTGCCCCGATTTCGGGGGCGACGCTCACCCAGCTAGCCTTGGGGTTGCACTCGCACTGTCCGAGACGAAGCCCTGGAGCCCTTTGTGTCCCAACATTCCCATCTTAGCCATAACCGCTGCTGGTGGCAAGTGGATTGTGTCCCCAGTTGTCGCTGGCTGGGTCTGGAAGTAAAATCTATGTTTATAGGGAAAAAACCGAATCAATCAAACCCTTAAAATCTATGACACCTGTAGCCAAACTGCCTTGGGAAATGGCTTTAGAAATTATCGCTGTTATCGCCATAGTTGCCAATGTGCTGCTAGTTATCCGTTATTGGTCTGAGCTTCCCGCCACGGTTCCCATGCACTTTAACATCAAAGGAGAAGCTGACCTGTTTGGACCAAAAGTTACCATTTGGATTGGCACAGCCATTGCAATTGCTTGCTATATTTTAATGACTTTTATTGCCAAAAGTCCAGATAATTGGAATTATCCGGTGCCCCTGAACCCCGCCAATGCAGATATTCAGTATAAAATTGGGATGGATATGCTAATTTGGATGAAAGCCGAAATGATGGTGATGCTAGCTTTCATTGAATGGCAGGTGATTCGGGTGGCTGTGGGGAAAGCGGAAACGGTAAATGTGATAGGGGTATTTGCTATATTAGCTGTGCTGATTGCTACAAGTGTTTATTATCTTCTGCAAGCTATGTCTAACAAATAAAGCCTATTCATAGCATTTTCCTTGGTTGATTTAGTAATTCATAAATAGGAATTGTAGTATATGAATAACCGCCGGGATAGACCAGTGATAATTATCGGGAAATCGGCAGTGGCTATGGTTTTAGAGCTAGCGGCAGTGGCGGCTACGGTGGCCAATATTGGCATGGTTTTATGGTTTTGGGCGCAATTGCCCCCCACAATTCCCATTCACTTTGGTATCGGGGGATATGCTGACCTGTTTGGCCCGAAAATCACGATTTTGATTCTGCCAGCAGTAGCGGTGTTTTCCTACATATTAATGACATTGGTTAGCCGCCATCCCCACACTTGGAATTATCCGGTGCCGATTACTCCAGAAAACGCCGAACGTCAGTATAAAATCGGTATGCAAGTGTTACTGTGGATGAAAACACAAATGCTGTGGATGCTGGTGTTTGTGGTGTGGCAGATGATTTGGGTGGCTGTGGGGAAAGCGACAACGGTAAACGTGGCGGCCATATTTGCCCTGTTGGGGGTGGTTTTGGGGACATCGTGGTATCATTTGCGCCAAGCGAAGTTGGCACGGTAGGGGAGACAGGGTGACGGGGAGCGGGGTGATGGGGAGCAACTTGATGCCGGGGAGCAGGGGGGCAAGGGAGCAAGGGGGCAAGGGAGCAAGGGGGACCCCCGTCCCCTGGTCCCATTCCCAATCCCCTGCTCCCCCCGTCACAGAAGTCCCCTCATCCCCAGTGCAAAAACGGGGTGTATGATTTCAGAAAACAGGTAGTGATAAGACTAAGAGAAAGTCCGATCGGGAGAAAAAGAGGATGACCAGTTTTAGCAGTTTTGGGCAGCCGTCGATGTTGACTTTGGCGCAGTCAGGTAATTTCCGGGCGATCGCCTATCTCATCAACCGCTATCTTGCCCCGAACGGCATCTATGTTCGCACTGCCCCCCTGCAGGGTGGCTGCTTACAGGTCCGCGTGGAATTGCCCTCCCTACCAGAAAACCAAGAGCTATTAGGGCAAATGCGCGAGAGTTTAACCCGGTTTATCTGTCACCATATCTGGCAGCTCAACTCAGAAGCGATCGACGGCGTGCGCATTATTGGTTTATGGACCGGTGCCGGAGCCCCAAACGTCCTCTGGCGCAAGTCTATCCGCATCGTCACCCCCGCCAACCAACAACGGAAAATCCGCATCGGGGTGATGGTGGCTCAAGCCGCAGATTTGTTACGTAACTACAAAACCTTGCGGGTTTTGCTCCTGAGCGGTTCGGCCATTATCGCTTTTATCCTGGGCTTTTCGGTGTTTTACGCTGCGGAACTGAACAAACAATATAGTCGTGCCAAACCAGCCCCCAGAACGGCGAAAGTCCCCGCCATAGCCACCCCAGAAAGACCGAAAACGGTGCAAACGGCATTAGAAACCGTTTCAGTGATACAACATAAGGACGTAGTAAACCCCGCTGACCCGACGGTGACGATGATGTTTGGGGGAGATGTGACCTTGGGTTACGCCTATGAAGACCTGATCGGAACCGATCGGGTCTGGGGATTCGATGCTATGCCAGAATATCGGGAAGCCGACCTGGCAATGGTGAACCTAGAAGGC contains:
- a CDS encoding lysylphosphatidylglycerol synthase domain-containing protein translates to MIDTKILPRLGSLFSILLFIFCVWVLARELRGFEFREVLDYLASLPKYRVYLAIGLTALSYWVMTWYDVLALLYIRHQLPYRKIAFTAFIAYAISNTVGFTIFIGGAIRYRLYKKWGLSPFDIAQVTAFVSLTFWLGLLALGGLVFPQKPVEISHMLGLHFLSIHSLGIIFITIIISYFIATIIGKGNFQLFNREFRFPSWKYSIAQITTATADWVLAGGVFYCLLPPQSHLSYQEFFGIYLMAHFAGILSNVPAGIGVFETIILLLLSSSFSKVTILGSILAYRGIYYLSTLLIGVILLGLYEMRHRLFS
- a CDS encoding DUF1648 domain-containing protein, yielding MTPVAKLPWEMALEIIAVIAIVANVLLVIRYWSELPATVPMHFNIKGEADLFGPKVTIWIGTAIAIACYILMTFIAKSPDNWNYPVPLNPANADIQYKIGMDMLIWMKAEMMVMLAFIEWQVIRVAVGKAETVNVIGVFAILAVLIATSVYYLLQAMSNK
- a CDS encoding saccharopine dehydrogenase NADP-binding domain-containing protein, encoding MSRILILGGTGRIGNSVAQDILAHTTGEITVTGRRTPLGDALAGDRVRFLPLSLGDETALGEAISGHDLVIHCAGPFRDRTTRVLEICIKQGVNYLDVSDDPPFVREALSLKDTAAANGVTAIVSTGVFPGIANSMARQAVESLDSPDTLRLSYAVAGSGGAGVTVMRTTFLELQHPFNAWIDGKWQSVKPYSQREIVKFPPPYGDAGVYWFHTVEAATLPVSFPHLRTVITKFGSIPDFYNYLTWMVAQLPSGWLKNPEMVEFLSQISYAMTQVTDRFTGIGIAMQLEVTGLKDGQPERIIATFCHENTATAAGAGTGSIAELLLSGELQKPGVWPVEQAVTTPLFLRTMQARGMEIQVVRM
- a CDS encoding CHAT domain-containing protein; the encoded protein is MKNLAIFLGSLIWMSGGLFSGKAAAINSDVFTNPNGDNLQFALSEAANMAEDRAAAKEREAEALYRADRLNEAMGLLQDLDLEYATIGDNLTRARILRNIALVYYQKGEISMAVSTIDRSIQFFCNSQNCESKIVNNATENLWADIIYLQGQLQTTTGQLEAALESWKNAAKHYENIGEISSVTKSKIAQAQAMMALGLYRDALDTLDAVNSDLDKQPNTLLKAIGLKSLGDALRVVGKIAQSQEVLGKSLEVAQQLNSTEMVASVLISLGNTARGNDVEAAFSFYEKAIFTCGNDAKCAASMVPLDGRLNQINLIRKNLDNRLEIFVNYDSKLESLIRESQAILREIPLTKARINAQLNLARSLMALSSSDRVKIDPELLAPETIAYQLASTVAEAHTLGDKRGSSYALGNLGRLYKLNQMWDDARKLTEQALLLAQQLEAGDIAYQWQWQLGRILKAQGDREEAILYYKAAINTLDSLRGDLVAVSSDVQFDFKESVEPVYREFVSLLLASEQPPSPSDLILARNTIESLQLAELDNFFRDACLNKKQQVQIDKIDNKAAVFYPIILENSLEVILALPGENMRHYRVSLAETEIETIIQELRDALTIPRLQISMRFFLRPSQLIYDWLIRPAEQDLAASGVETLVFVLDGALRNVPMTSLYDGQQYLIEKYSVALAPGLQLVDSQPLARQQLKILTAGLTEGRQGFSPLPGVELEIEQIEAEAPTQVLLNQSFTQENLKTAVDSFPFQIVHLATHGKFSSQAEDTFVLTWDGRLNAKELDSLLRSDSQKHPLELLVLSACNTAAGDNRAALGLAGVAVRAGARSTLASLWYVSDEATAALMSAFYRELAKPGATKAEALRLAQIEVLQQKQFAHPYFWSAFVLVGNWL
- a CDS encoding DUF1648 domain-containing protein, with protein sequence MNNRRDRPVIIIGKSAVAMVLELAAVAATVANIGMVLWFWAQLPPTIPIHFGIGGYADLFGPKITILILPAVAVFSYILMTLVSRHPHTWNYPVPITPENAERQYKIGMQVLLWMKTQMLWMLVFVVWQMIWVAVGKATTVNVAAIFALLGVVLGTSWYHLRQAKLAR